In Microbacterium soli, the DNA window GCTGTTCGTCTCCGGGTCGTGGAGGATGCCCCCGGGGGATCCGACCTGCGACCAGCCGCGCAGGGGGATCATGACGGCCACCGGTCCCGTCGCCGCGTTCAACCGCTCCGCCATGGTGCGTGCGACCGCGATCAGCTCCTCACTCGATGAGCGCACGTTCGTGTTGTTCGGGTTGTGGTGATGAGTGGCGCGGTCGCGCAGGGCGGCGGGGATGGTCTCGGCCGCTGCGAAGCAGTGGTATTCCAGACCGCCCGGCACGACGACCTGAGGGAGACCGGCCGTGCCGGCCGCTGTCAATCGCCCGGCACGGACGGGGGTGTAGATGTCATCCGGATACAGTTCCGCGAGGAGCTCGTGCGTGGTCATGTCGAGCACGCCGTCGAACATGCCCTCCGCGATGAAGCGCTCCATCGCCGATCCCGATGCCCCGGATGCGTGGAACGGGACGACCTGCACCCCCGCGCGCGTGAACTCCGCGATGGCATGATCGACAGCGGTCTGCGTATTGCCGAAGGCGGTGATCGCGACCCGTGGACCGTGCGGGCGGAACGCCGTCGTATCCGAGGACACCGTGTCCGATGCGGACGCGGCCATCGCCACCACGGCTGCGGTCGCCTGCCTCAGAATCGGGCCGGTGACGGCGTTCGGGCCGCCGAGCAGGTCGCCGACCGAGAACGCGAATACGATGTCGGAGTCTCCGACGTAGCCGCGGATGTTCCCGGAGGCGACGGTCGAGACGATGTACTTCGGCACGCCGAAGGGGAGTTCTCGCATCGCGGCGGCGGCGATCGCGGTGCCCTGATTGCCGCCGATTCCCAGCACCGCGTCCAACGCCCCTTCGCCGCGCCAGCGCTTCAGGAAGTCCGCGGCACCGGCGGCCATCGTGGCCATCGCATGGTCGCGACGCGCGTGAGAGCGCAGCTCGTCGACCGAGCTGCCGGTGATCGCGGCGACCTCCTCGGCATCCACGTCGTCCGGCCCCGTGACCATCCGATCCCGATGCAGCCCGACATCGACGACGACGGCGCGGCAACCGCGAGCGGTGAGCTCGCTGCGGATGAACTCGGTCTCCGCGGCTTTGGTGTCGACGGTCGCCACGACCGCCACGGTCAACGTCATCCGTCGTTCACCTCGGCGAGCGGGTCGACGTCCACGGCGAGCTGGATGTCCTCCGGCCGCACTCCTGCGATCTGAGCGGCCAGATACGCGATCCTCGCGTTGTCCTCGAGGTACTCGGTGCGGTGGTAAGCCGTGCGCAGGTCAGGGCCGATCGTGACAGTGCCGTGTTCGCGCATGAGCACGCCGTGAACCTCCGGGTTCTCGAACTCGTGGATGATCGCGTGAGCCAGTTCTATCGAGCCGGCGGGCATCAGGTCAACCATGCCCAGCTCGCGCAGGTGTCCCCGAGCTGCCGCGTTGACCAGCTTGGGCACTCGGCCCGCCACCGAGAAGGCGACCGAATACGGCGGGTGCAGATGCGCGACGCCACCGATCTCCGGCCGCTCCCGATAGATCCCGAGATGGAACTGCCACTCCTTCGAGGGCTTCCGCCCCGGGTCCAGGACATCGCCCGACGTCGTCACGAGCACGGTGTCCTGGACCGTCATGTCGCCCTGGCAGCACGCGGTCGCCTTGATCAGCACCAGGTCGGTGCCCGGCACGCGAAGACTGTTGTTCCCGCTCAGGCCGGGCACCAGTCCGCGCTCGTATGCGCGCCGCGAGATGGTGACCAGTTCCTCGCGCAACAGGCGGAGAACCGTCGGGGACACGTCCGAAGTCATGACGATGCCTCTCTCGAATCCGGCGGGCCCGAACTCAGGCGCGGCCCGGGTAATCGGTGTTCGTGGTCTCGACGGGGAACTTGCGCACTTCGCGCACGTACGCCGAGAGGTGCTCGGACATGCGGTCCAGCATCCTCAGTCCCTTCTCCCGTGAGGAGCGGAACGGGTTGCCGATCACGGCGGTGTCGCAGTATTCGTGATGATCCATCGGCACCCAGATGTTCTCGGAGCCGAGGAACTTGACCGTCGCGGTGCCGTCGGACTTCGTGAACTCGTCGGTCATGTACGCGGGGACGTGAGCTCGATCCTCGACAGCCCGATCCATGTGCACGAGCTCCTCGCCGGCGGCCATCAGCGCAGACGTCTCCAGCTCGCTGGAGTGCCACCCCGGCGTCTCCTCCGGCGGGTTCTCGAAGATGTCGTCGAGGAAGGACGCGTCGCGCTCGGTCGGCGTCTTGTAGTACGAGATGTAGGCGTTCGTCTCGTAGCGCAGCTGGCGCAGAACCTCGTCGATCGGCTTGACGTTCGAGCCATGATGGCTCACGAAGATCAGACGCTTGAATCCGTGGAAGATGAGGCTGCGTCCGATGTCGTGCATGATGCTGCGGTAGGTCTCCGCCCGCAGGGTGATCGTTCCCGCACCTTCGAGGTGCCGGCCCATGTGATGCGGCGAGTACCCGAAGGGCATCAGGGGCGTGTAGAGGATGTCGGTGGCCTCGGCCGTGCGCTTGACGACCTCCATCGTCACGTAGCTGTCGGTTCCCAGCGGAATGTGCGCCCCGTGCTTCTCCGTGCTTCCCAGCGAGATGAGCACAGTGTCCTGATCCTTCTCCTTGAGCCGCTCGGCGACTTCCGCGAAGGACATCGACAGCATGTTGTGCTTGCGCGACGCATTGTCCGCGTCCTGGCTCACGTAATCCAGATCGCTCATTTCGATCCTCCTAGTTATCGGTTTCAGTAAAGGGTTACATCCGGAATGTAGCACTCGACTCCGAGCCGCACAAGGTGGGTTCGAGATCGTGCGATCCTCCTCGGACCAGGCGTCCGCCGGCGAGCGTCATCCACGCTCCCGCCCGTCCCTGACGGCGTGCCCGCCGTCAGGGGGGTTCTCGGCGCGCCGCCGGGAGCAGACGCCGGCCGCGTTAGACTGGATCGATCACACCGCGCCGCGAGCAGACGCGGCAGTAATGGATTACAGAAAAGGTTGTAGCGATGGCGATCACGATCCGGGACGTGGCCAAGGCAGCAGGCGTCTCCGTCGCGACCGTCTCCCGTGTCGCGAACGGATCCGCGAACGATTATCCCGTTCGTCCGGAGACCCGGGAACGCGTCCTCGAGGCGATCGTCCGCCTCGGCTACCGTCCGAACGACAACGCGCGTCGGCTGCTGCTGAAGCGGAGCGGACTCATCGGCATCGTCGTGCCGGACATCTCGAACCCCTACTACCCCGAAGTCGCGCGCGGTGTCGAGGACGTGGCCAATGCGAACGGCTTCACCGTGATGTTCTGCAGCACCGACAGGATGCCGGAGAAGGCCGCGTCCTACCTCGAGGCGCTGCTGCTCAAGCGCGTCGATGGCCTGGTGATCATCGGAGGCGGTGATGAGATCCAGCTCTCGGACTCATCCGTCGCGACCTACGACACCAAGGTCGTCTTCGTCGGACGCCCCTCGAAGTCGTTCTCCACCGTGCGCATCGACAACGTCGGTGCGGCACGCGACGCCACCGAGCATCTTCTCGCCCTCGGGCACTCCCGGATCGGCTTCATCGCCGCGGGAACGAGTTCGACGACCGTCACGGAGCGACGACGCGGCTACATCCAGGCGATCGAGGCATCCGGAGCGACGGTCGATGACGAGCTCATCGTCGACGGGGATTTCAGTGAAGCCGTCGGCCATGCGGCGGCCCAGCGACTCCTGCGCCTTCCCGATCCCCCGACGGCGATCTTCGCAGCGAACGACAGGATGGCGCTGGGCGCCATGGCGGCGATCGCGGACCTCGGCCTGAGCGTTCCCCAGGACGTTGCACTGGTCGGCTTCGACGATGTGCCGATGTCGGCCTTCCTCCGCCCTGCGCTGACCACCGTGTCCGTCGCCGCTCAGGAACTGGGCGTACGCGCGATGGAGGCGCTCGTCAAGGACATCAACGCGGCAGACGGTCGCACCGTCCGCCGCAGAATCCGCGTCGCCACACGCCTCATCGTGCGTGAGAGCTGCGGGGCCACGCTGCATTCTTCGCACGGAGGCCTGGCCTCTCCAGCCGTCTCGTCCCACTGAAGGACCCGGCCCTCGGACGCCTCATCGCGCGCCGCCTGAGGAGCCGCGCAGCCGGTGAGCCCTCCCAGGTGGCTCTTGACAAATCCCGTCGTGCGAATACTGTTGATGAAAACGGTTACTGAAAGCCATTACCCCGCGCAGGACCGGCCTCCGCCCGTCTTGGGTCCGTTCCTCGGCGCGAGAGCACCCGAAGGAGAGTCCTCTTGGCGCACGCAAGCCTCGTCGCAGACGATCTGGAAGTCCACCTCGGCGACACGACGATCATGCAGCATATGTCCCTCCGGGCCGAGGAGGGCGAGTTCGTCGCGATCATCGGCACGTCGGGATGCGGGAAGACGACGCTGCTGCGCACCATCGCCGGGCTCATCCCGCACCACAACGGCACGATCACGCTCCACGACACGCCCATCCTCGGCCCCGAGGACCGCGTGGCGATGGTCTTCCAGCACTTCGGGCTCTTCCCCTGGAAGACCGTGGAGAAGAACGTCTCCTACGGCCTCGATGTGCTCGGCCGGCCCGATCCGGATGGACGCGTGGATCGGCTGCTCGAGATGATGCACCTCACCGAGAGCCGACGCAAGTACCCGTTCCAGCTGTCCGGCGGGATGAAGCAGCGCGCCGGCATCGCGCGTGCGCTCTGCATGGAGCCGGAGCTGCTCCTGCTCGACGAACCGCTCAGCGCAGTGGACGCCATCACCCGCGAGATCCTCCAGGCGGAGATCCTCCACATGTGGGACGGCCAGAGCGACATGAACGCCCTGCTGGTGACCCATGACCTCGATGAGGCGATCCTCATGGCGGATCGCATCGTCGTCCTCGGCGGTCCCCCGACGAGGGTCCTTCTGGAGACGAAGGTTCCCATCGAGCGTCCGCGCAACCCGCGCACCATCCGATCGCATCCGGAATACGCCCCACTCCGCGCCCGGCTCTGGGAGACCCTGCAGAGCCCGCCGCCGGCGGGCGAGGAGCAGCCGGCGGCTCCCGGCAACGATGCCTCCGCTCCGGCGAAGGGACTGTCCTGATGCACGCCCGGATCGGAACGGACACGGCCACCGTCGTGGCGGTCAGGAGCGGGCGGTCGTCGAAGCGGCGCCGTCACAGCACGACTCCGCACTCGCTCAGCAGCAACCGACGCAATCTCATCGCCACGATCTCCACGATCGTCCTGCTGATCGTCTGGGAGCTCTACGGGCGCTCGGTCAACCCGGTGCTCTTCACGTATCCGACCGCGATCGCGCGCGCGTTCGTCGACATGATCCAGGACGGCACGCTGCTCGCCGCGACCGGCCACACCCTGCTGGTGATGATCATCGGCGCTCTCATCGGCTCGATCGCGGGCATCATCCTGGGACTGTGGGCGGGTCGGAGCGAGACCTTCGACGCGATGATCGAGATACCCCTCAACGCCCTGTACGCGGTTCCCGCCGTGGCGCTGATCCCGGTGATCGTGATCTGGTTCGGCTACGGTGACGTCGCCAAGGTCGTGGTGGTCTTCTTCTTCACGATCTTCCCCGTCCTCATCAACACGATGCGTGGCGTGAAGGAGGTCGATCCCGACCTCCTCGAGGTCTCCCGCTCGTTCTGCTCGAGCGAGCGTCGCCTCTGGGGAGATCTCCTGCTCCCGTCAGCTCTGCCCTACATCGTCACCGGCCTGCGCCTGGCCATCGGTCGTGCGCTGATCGGCATCATCGTCGCGGAGTTCTTCACCGCGGTCACCGGCCTCGGAAACCTGATCGTGACCAATGCCAACAGCTTCCTGACGGCGCGGATGTTCGTGCCGATCGTCCTGCTGTCGCTCATCGGCGTCGTCCTCACCTCGCTGCTCGGCGTGGTCGAAGGAAAGATGGCGCCGTGGCGGCGGACGACGACCTGACGCCGCTCGTCCAGGAGGAGCAGTTCGTTCATACACATCCGGTGGCCCGATGACGGGCGGATCCGGATTCGAAGCAGGGAAGAGGAAAAATGCGAATCACATTCGGAAGGGGTCTGACCGCGGCGGTGTTCACCATCGGTCTCTCCCTCGTCGCCACGGCCTGCTCTGGCCCCACCCCCGCGCCCGTCGATGAGGGGGACGATCCCGGGGAGACCTTCGCTCCCGTCACGATCCGTCTGGCTCTGCCGACGAGCGTCACGAGCTTCTCGAATTCCGACATCGCCGTCGCACGGGAACTGGGCTACTTCGACGAGCTCGGGCTGACGGTGGAGACCACGAACCTGAAGGCCGGCGGGGATGCCGTCAAGGGCGTGGTCAGCGGATCCTTCGACATCGGAGGCGCGAGCATCGAGCCGGTCATCAACGCCTACGTGACCGGGGCGAACCTCAACATCATCGCCAGCTACGCCGATCGTCTCGTCGTCGACATGGTGACCTCGAAGTCGATCACCGACCCTGCTGAGCTCGCGGGCAAGAACCTCGGGGTACAGGAGATCGGATCCTTCCGCGAAGTCATGACGCGGATGGTGCTGGAGAGTGTCGATCTCTCGCAGAGCGATGTGTCCTACGTGCCCACCAACGCGGATGCGATCGTCTCCGGGCTCGTCGCGGGGCAGATACAGTCCGGGATCCTCCAGCCCGAGCAGCTCATCTCCGCGGAGGAGAAGGACCCGGATCTGCACTCCCTCGTGAACCTGTTCCAGATCGAGCCGAAGTACTTCTACGGCACCTACTTCGCCAGTCAGGACTGGCTGAAGGAGAATCCCGACGCCGCCGTGCGGTTCACCCAGGCGCTGACGAAGGCCCACCGCACGATGTACGACGACGAGGCCAAGGTCGTGCCGGTCATCGCCGAGGAGACCGGATTCAGCGAGGACATCATCACGCAGGCCTGGACGGTGTACATGGAGGACATCGAGGCCTTCGCGAAGAACGAGGGCCTCGACCAGGAGAACATCGACTACACGCTGCAGCGGATGGATGAACTCGGAACGCTGCGTCCGGGAGCCACGACGGACGTGTCCGGACTCGTCGATCGCGGCCCGATCACGAAGGCGGTCGAGAACCTCGGAAGCATCGACGGCCGCTCCTGAGACCCGGCTCGTGTCCGATGGCACGGCGCGATGAGCCCGTCATTCCGCGCTCCTGTCGGCTAAGCCGGCGCCGCGCCGGCTTCCCCCGGCCGACGCGCCGAGCGCCCCGTGATCCTGCAAAGGATGACGGGGCGCTCCGT includes these proteins:
- a CDS encoding ABC transporter permease, whose amino-acid sequence is MHARIGTDTATVVAVRSGRSSKRRRHSTTPHSLSSNRRNLIATISTIVLLIVWELYGRSVNPVLFTYPTAIARAFVDMIQDGTLLAATGHTLLVMIIGALIGSIAGIILGLWAGRSETFDAMIEIPLNALYAVPAVALIPVIVIWFGYGDVAKVVVVFFFTIFPVLINTMRGVKEVDPDLLEVSRSFCSSERRLWGDLLLPSALPYIVTGLRLAIGRALIGIIVAEFFTAVTGLGNLIVTNANSFLTARMFVPIVLLSLIGVVLTSLLGVVEGKMAPWRRTTT
- a CDS encoding ABC transporter ATP-binding protein produces the protein MAHASLVADDLEVHLGDTTIMQHMSLRAEEGEFVAIIGTSGCGKTTLLRTIAGLIPHHNGTITLHDTPILGPEDRVAMVFQHFGLFPWKTVEKNVSYGLDVLGRPDPDGRVDRLLEMMHLTESRRKYPFQLSGGMKQRAGIARALCMEPELLLLDEPLSAVDAITREILQAEILHMWDGQSDMNALLVTHDLDEAILMADRIVVLGGPPTRVLLETKVPIERPRNPRTIRSHPEYAPLRARLWETLQSPPPAGEEQPAAPGNDASAPAKGLS
- a CDS encoding ABC transporter substrate-binding protein, whose product is MRITFGRGLTAAVFTIGLSLVATACSGPTPAPVDEGDDPGETFAPVTIRLALPTSVTSFSNSDIAVARELGYFDELGLTVETTNLKAGGDAVKGVVSGSFDIGGASIEPVINAYVTGANLNIIASYADRLVVDMVTSKSITDPAELAGKNLGVQEIGSFREVMTRMVLESVDLSQSDVSYVPTNADAIVSGLVAGQIQSGILQPEQLISAEEKDPDLHSLVNLFQIEPKYFYGTYFASQDWLKENPDAAVRFTQALTKAHRTMYDDEAKVVPVIAEETGFSEDIITQAWTVYMEDIEAFAKNEGLDQENIDYTLQRMDELGTLRPGATTDVSGLVDRGPITKAVENLGSIDGRS
- a CDS encoding creatininase family protein, which encodes MSDLDYVSQDADNASRKHNMLSMSFAEVAERLKEKDQDTVLISLGSTEKHGAHIPLGTDSYVTMEVVKRTAEATDILYTPLMPFGYSPHHMGRHLEGAGTITLRAETYRSIMHDIGRSLIFHGFKRLIFVSHHGSNVKPIDEVLRQLRYETNAYISYYKTPTERDASFLDDIFENPPEETPGWHSSELETSALMAAGEELVHMDRAVEDRAHVPAYMTDEFTKSDGTATVKFLGSENIWVPMDHHEYCDTAVIGNPFRSSREKGLRMLDRMSEHLSAYVREVRKFPVETTNTDYPGRA
- a CDS encoding LacI family DNA-binding transcriptional regulator yields the protein MAITIRDVAKAAGVSVATVSRVANGSANDYPVRPETRERVLEAIVRLGYRPNDNARRLLLKRSGLIGIVVPDISNPYYPEVARGVEDVANANGFTVMFCSTDRMPEKAASYLEALLLKRVDGLVIIGGGDEIQLSDSSVATYDTKVVFVGRPSKSFSTVRIDNVGAARDATEHLLALGHSRIGFIAAGTSSTTVTERRRGYIQAIEASGATVDDELIVDGDFSEAVGHAAAQRLLRLPDPPTAIFAANDRMALGAMAAIADLGLSVPQDVALVGFDDVPMSAFLRPALTTVSVAAQELGVRAMEALVKDINAADGRTVRRRIRVATRLIVRESCGATLHSSHGGLASPAVSSH
- a CDS encoding Tm-1-like ATP-binding domain-containing protein, with translation MTLTVAVVATVDTKAAETEFIRSELTARGCRAVVVDVGLHRDRMVTGPDDVDAEEVAAITGSSVDELRSHARRDHAMATMAAGAADFLKRWRGEGALDAVLGIGGNQGTAIAAAAMRELPFGVPKYIVSTVASGNIRGYVGDSDIVFAFSVGDLLGGPNAVTGPILRQATAAVVAMAASASDTVSSDTTAFRPHGPRVAITAFGNTQTAVDHAIAEFTRAGVQVVPFHASGASGSAMERFIAEGMFDGVLDMTTHELLAELYPDDIYTPVRAGRLTAAGTAGLPQVVVPGGLEYHCFAAAETIPAALRDRATHHHNPNNTNVRSSSEELIAVARTMAERLNAATGPVAVMIPLRGWSQVGSPGGILHDPETNSAFIRELERRAGDGLSIRELPMAINDDGFGQQAARRLLALMGIGAEPKETGMR
- a CDS encoding class II aldolase/adducin family protein, encoding MTSDVSPTVLRLLREELVTISRRAYERGLVPGLSGNNSLRVPGTDLVLIKATACCQGDMTVQDTVLVTTSGDVLDPGRKPSKEWQFHLGIYRERPEIGGVAHLHPPYSVAFSVAGRVPKLVNAAARGHLRELGMVDLMPAGSIELAHAIIHEFENPEVHGVLMREHGTVTIGPDLRTAYHRTEYLEDNARIAYLAAQIAGVRPEDIQLAVDVDPLAEVNDG